The DNA window CCTTCGTTGCGCAAGTCGGCGTCGTCACTATCGACGGCCGCCAGCACCGCCTGCTCCAGGCCCGAAGCGCCGAGCTTTTCCAGGGCCCGCAAGGCTTCGACGCGCAACTTGTCGTTCTGCCGTGCGTCGGGCACGATCGCCGCGAGAGTCGCCTCGGCCTGTTTGACGTCGAGCGCTGCCGCGGTTCGGGCCACGGCCACGGCGACCTCCGACTTTTGCTGGCGCAACAAGGTTTCGACCACGCGGGCCAACGCCTCGGCGGCCGGTGCGGGATCGCGGGCCGGGAGCGGACGCCAGAGTCCCATGACGCGATCCAAGGGGGCCGGCTGCGCCCACTCGGCCAGCATCTCGAGCGCCTCGATGCGCAAGGCGGTCGTACCTCGTGTTTGCGCGACGTATTCGACCAGCCGCGCCGCTTGCTCCGGCCCTCCCAGGCGAAAATTGGCGTTCAGGGACCGTCGTGTGAGCAATTCGTCGTCCAGCTTGCGATCGGCCAGCGCGGCCAACTGCGGAAACGCTGGCGCGATGGGCACGTCGTTGATGGCCCGCGCAGCCTCGGCGACCAGCCGCGGCTCGGCATCGTCGAGCAGCGCGGCGATCCGCGGGTCCTCGCGCCGGCGCAGCACCAGCAGCGCCCCCATTCGCACGGCCGGAGTTGGATCGTGGATCAAGCGCTCGATCGCCGCAGCATCGGCGCAGCCGAGCAACCCCATCACCCCGGCATGCCGCAGGTAACGATCCTGGTCGGCGTTTTCGCGCAGCATTTCGACCAGCGGCTCGACCGCTTCGGGCCGGGCGAGCTTGCCCAGGGCCATGGCAGCGAAGAACCGCACGCGGGGCTCGGGCGCCTTGGTCAGCGCGATGAGCCCGGCCAGGCTCGGGACATAGTTGGCCTCGCCGAGCACCTTGGCGGCCTGGCACCGGACCTCGGCATCGGGGTCGGTGAGCAGTCCGGCGATTGGTTCGACGACCTGGGGCGTTTGCCGGGCGATCTGGCCGATCCCCCACAAGGCATGCAGCCGCGCGAGCTGGCGATTGTCCGCAGCGGCGACGTCGGCCAACAGCTTGGCGTGGGTTGGCCCGGCCGCGGCCAAGGCGAACTGCGCGTTTTGCCGCACGCGTTGGTCGCGATGGCCCAGCAGTTCGCGCAACTCGTCCGGGCTCCGATTGGCGAGATTCTCGCGGAGCAGTTTTGCGACCTCGGCAACCTCGGCGCTATCGGCCGTTGCTGGGGCATCGATCTTGTAGATGCGCCCCTTGCCGGTCTTGTCCCAGCCTTCGACCCAGTCGGTCAGATAGAGCGCGCTGTCGGTACCGAAATCGCAATCGGTGACCAACACGGCCCAGACGAATTGATGCGCGTCCGTAATCTCGTAGGTCGCGCCTTTCGGCGCGACGCCGAACGAACGGATCCCGCTGATGCCGGCCGTGCCGCGGAAATCGGCCAGGAAGAAATGACCCCGGTAGCGCTCAGTCAAACCCGTGCCGGGGTAGTAGCACAGACCCGAGGGCCCGTCGCCCAGGTTGGCCAGCGGCGGCAAGATATATGCCGGCTGATCGTCGCGCTGCGGGTGCCACATTTTTTCCGCGTTCCAAGGTCCGCGCAAGTTGGGCCGGGTAACGAACTGGTAGCCGATGCGCCAACCGCTGTCGCCGCCTTCGACCACGTGGACCCACCGAGCCTTGTCGCCGCCGTCTGAGTTGTTGTCGCCAGTGAAGAGATTGCCGTAGTCGTCGAAGGCGAGTTCTTGCGGGTTGCGCAGCCCGTAGGCAAACACTTCAAGCTGGCTACCGTCGGGGTTGCAGCGCAGCACGGTGCCCGTGTCGGGATAGTCGAGCGTGCGTCCGTCGGCGGCGATGTGCAGGCCGCGGTCGCCGATGCTGAAGTAGAGCCGGCCATCGGGCCCGAATCGCAACCCGTGCAGATCGTGGCCGAGAAAGCCGACGTGGACGCCGTAGCCGGTGTGTAGCGAGCGTCGCTGGTCGGCGCGGCCGTCGCCGTCGGTGTCGCGCATTAACCACAAGTCGGGAATGCATGTGAAGTAGACGTCGCCGTTGCGCGCGAGCACTCCAGCGCCGATGCCATCGGCCGTATTGTGAAAGCCCTGGGCAAAGATGGTCGCGGTATCGGCCGTGCCATCGCCATCGCGGTCTTCGACGAGTCGCACGCGATCGTGCTCGCGCGCATAGCTGGGAAACTCATCCCCCAGCCATTTCTCGTACATCGCCACCCGGTCGGCGACGGTGCGGCAGGCTAGATCATCGACGAGCCAATTCATGTGCCGGCGGTCGTCGGTTACCCCGGCGTGCAACCGGAACGTCTCCACGACATAGAAGCGATTCTGCTCGTCGACGCAGAAGACCACCGGGTTGGCCAACAACGGCTCGGCCGCGAACAGCCGCTTGCGAAAGCCGTCGGGCACAATCAGCCGATTCAGGGCCAACTCGCCCTCGCCCGAGGCCGGCAGCACCCGGGGCGTGTAGTCGTCGTTGGCCACTTCTTCGGCGGCAAGCGGCGCGGCCGCCGTCGCGGTTAGCAGGGCCAATAGCAGCGAAACAAGCACCCTGCTCGGGCGCGTGACTCTGGGGGTCGACATCATCGCTGAATGATCGTGGATTCGAGGGAATAACAAACCGGCCCACGCGCGAGGACGTGGGCCGGAGGGGTTACGATTCAGGCCGCAAGGGCCAGCGCAGTCAGCAACAGCCGGCGCAGTCAACAACGTCTAGGCGTTGAGCTTGATAGACGGGTCGTCGGCGACGTTGACCCACACGTGGACGTGCGGCGCGCCGCGATAGTACCAGACGAACGACGGGCCCTCGATGCGCCAGCAATCCCAGACTTCGTCGTTGCCGATGTCGCCTTCCTTGTAGAAGGCCAGCGAGCAGGCATCGAGGCCCCCCTGCGTCTTGAGGCAGGCCAGCGCCTCGTCGCGATCGCTCGCCCGATACGGTTCGAGCAGGCTCATCAGCACCTGCTGGGCGTGTTCGCGCTGATCGCTCGACAGCTCCTTCATCGGCAGACCCGGGTAGCCTCCGGCGGTTCCGCGGAAGGCCACGGCCTGCTCGTGGGGCAGCTTGCTGATCAGTGAGGCCGCGCGCTGTTTGCCGTCGAGCATCTGGAAGATCTTGTTCGCGGCGAGCGCCTGCGGCCAGAAGACGTTGCCCGGGTGATTGGGCTGCTCGTTGAAGCCCTCCGCGGCATGGCCGTAGAAGATCGGGCCGCCAAAGGCCACGTGGTCGGCCGAGTTACCGTCGCAGCGGATCGTCAGGTGCCGGCCCGTCATCACGAACTCGAACTTGTCTTCGCCCGGTTTGCCGAAAATCGCGATGGTCTGATCGACGCCGTAGCCGCCGGCGTCGTCGTCGAGTTGCTGGTCGATTCTTTTGACCCATTCGGGGTTGTACAGGCCCTCGAAGATCTGCCGGATCAGCGCCTGCTGGTCCTTGTTGAACAGGTCGGAGCCAATTTCGGCCTCGCTGATCTGCCAGTTGTTGGCCACCCGGGTTCGCAGCAGTCCGCGCTCGGAATCGACGTGTTCCCAGTCGAAGCAGGTCACCTTGCGTTGCGCCTCGTTGAGCGAGCCGTAAAGCTGCTTGACGAGTGACTCGGGCTGCGAGGGCGACTGCTCGTCGGCCCGCAGACCGGCGGGAGTCCACAAATTGCTGCCCAAGGCGCTTGCGGCGAGCGCGGCGGCGCCGGCTTGGTGCAGGAACTCGCGGCGATTCCAGTTCGTGGGCGAGCAATCGGGACAAGACGGTTGGCGAGCATTCATGACCAAACTCCTCGGCGAGTTTATGGATAGCGTGGGACGAAGCGCCTTGCGCGTCGCGGCGAGTGGTCTCAGCATTAGACCTACCCGGCCGGCGCACTGCAAATTTACTTGGTCTGCGTGCCGACGGGCCGTGGGGCGATCGGCGCCGTACGGCGCCGGCCGCGCGGCTGGCAATCCGGGCAAAAGAAGGTCGAACGCTGGGCCTGCACGATGCGTAGGATCGTCGCGCCACAGCGCCGGCATGGCTGGCCCGCGCGATCGTACACGCGGTGGTGGTTCTGGTAACCGCCCGCTTTGTTCAATGCATTGCGATACGTGCCGTCGGCGAGCGTCGAGCCTTCGTAACGGATGGCCTCGGCGAGGATCTCCCGGGTAGCCGCGGCCACCCGGTCCCATTCGTCGCGCGACAGGCCATGGCACTTGCGACGCGGGTCGATACCGGCCACGTGCAGGATCTCGGCCGCGTAGAGGTTTCCGATCCCGCAGACTGCCCGTTGGTCGAGCAAGGCAACCTTGATCGGCCGACGCCCGGCCGCGAGCCGCGCACGGAACTGCTCGGCGGTGATCTCGAGCGCATCGGGGCCGAGCTTCTCGGGGCCGTACAGCGTTGCGAAGCGACGCGCATCGGTCCAGCGCACGGTGCCCAGCCCGCGACGATCCCAAAACAGCAATTCGCCGACGGGCCCGCCTTCGAGTTGCAAGGCCAGCCGGAGGTGCTCGCGATTCGGTGGCTCGGCCAGCAGCACCAGCCCCGTCATCCGGGGTTCGATGACGATCCGTCCCGAGTCGCTCAACACGAGGACCACGCGCTTGCCCACCCGATCGACGCGCTCGATCGTCTGCCCTGCGGCGCGCTGTCGCAACGTCGCCCACGAGGGACGCACCGCGATCGGTCTGAGCCGGCAGGGTGGGCGGACGACGGCCGCAATGCGATGACCGACCACCGGCAGCACCCCGCGGCGCATGGTTTCGACTTCGGGCAACTCGGGCATCGACGTGACCTAAAGAATTCGGCTCGGCGGAACATTGTACTTGTCTCCGCCGACGGGGAACCGGCAGCGAACCTTCGCCGGCGAATCCGGTCCATTAGCTCGCGGCGACGGCCCTTGACCGTGGGCGCCGTGCGGCTGAGAATCGCTCGAAGTCGTGCCGGATCCCCTTTTTCGTGTCGCTCGAAGCTGCCTTCATGCCCGCCAGTAGCCAGGTCCCCGATGCCGCCGGTCGATTTGGCCCATTCGGGGGGCGCTATGTCCCCGAGACCCTAACCCGGGCCCTCGACGAACTCGCGGCCGAGTATGAAAAAGCAATTCACGACCCGGCCTTTCAGGCCGAGCTGGACGACCTGCTGGCGAATTTCGTGGGCCGGCCGTCGCCCCTGTACTTTGCCGAGCGGCTGACCGAGCACTGCCGCGGCGCGAAGATCTATCTCAAGCGCGAGGACCTCAACCACACCGGCGCGCACAAGATCAACAACACCTTGGGTCAGGCGCTGCTGACGCGGCGAATGGGCAAGCGCCGCGTGATCGCCGAGACGGGCGCCGGGCAACACGGCGTCGCCACGGCGACCGCTTGTGCCCGCTTTGGCCTCGAGTGTGTCGTCTATATGGGCGAAGAGGACATTCGCCGTCAGAAGCTCAACGTGTTTCGCATGCAGTTGATGGGGGCCGAAGTGCGTCCCGTGACGACCGGCTCGCGTACGCTCCGCGACGCCATCAACGAGGCGATGCGCACCTGGATGGCCACGGTCGAGACGACGCACTATATCCTTGGCTCGGTGGTCGGACCGCATCCGTTTCCGCGGATCGTCCGCGATTTTCAGGCGGTGATTGGCCGGGAGACCATCGAGCAGTCGCTGCGCATCTTGGGGCGATTGCCCGAGGTGGTCGTGGCCTGCGTCGGCGGTGGCAGTAACGCCGCGGGGATGTTCTATCCATTCGTCGATCATCCGGGCGTCGAACTCGTCGGCGTCGAGGCCGGCGGGCGTTCGAACGAACCCGGCCAGCATGCTTCGCCGCTCAGTTTCGGCAGCCCGGGCGTGTTGCACGGTAGCTACAGCTACGTCATGCAAGACGACGATGGCCAGACCTGCGACGTGCACTCGGTATCGGCGGGGCTCGACTATCCGGGCGTCGGCCCCGAGCATAGTTATTGGAAGGATACCGGCCGCGTGCGGTATCGGGCTTGCAACGACGCTACGGCGCTCGAAGCGTTTGATTTGCTTGCCCGGCTCGAGGGGATCTTGCCCGCGCTCGAATCGGCACACGGGTTGGCCACGGTCATGGAACTGGCCGCCGAGCGCCCCCGCCACGAGGCGATCGTGCTTTGCCTCTCGGGCCGCGGCGACAAAGACGCGCAAGAGGTCGCCCGGTTGCGCGGCGAATCGATCGACTAGCGCCCGCCACGAGAATTCCGCCCCCCTTGCAAGGGCCAGGTGCTTCCCATGTCCGCGATCGACCAGGTATTCGCCCGACTCAAGGCCGAGCGTCGCAAGGCGTTTATCCCGTTCGTGACGGCGGGCGATCCGGACCTGGCCTTCACGGCGGACGTACTCCGGTGCCTGGCTCGGCACGGGGCGAGTCTGTGCGAGGTGGGAGTCCCCTACAGCGACCCCATCGCCGATGGCCCGGTGATTCAAGATTCTTACGCCCGCGCCCTGGCGCACAAGATCCGGGTGGCCGACATCCTGGCAACGCTCCGCGAGGCGACGCCGCAAATGTCCGCGCCGACGGTGACGATGGTCAGCTACGCGATTATCCATCGCTATGGCCCCGAGCGCTTCGTGGCCGATGCACAAGCGGCCGGCATCGCAGGGGCGATCGTGCCGGATTTGCTGGTCGAAGAAGCCGGCGCGCTGGCGACGCTCTGCCGGCAGGCCGATTTCAGCCTGATTCAACTGGTCACGCCCACCACGCCGCGCGAACGGGCCGTCCGCATCGCCGAATCGTCCACCGGCTTTGTGTACTACGTGTCGGTCACCGGCATCACGGGCGAGCGGACCCAATTGCCGCCGGAACTGCTGGAAAACGTGGCCTGGCTACGCGAACGGACCTCGCTGCCCATCTGCATCGGTTTCGGCATCAGCCAGCCAGAACACGTCCGGCTGCTGGCCCCCGCGGCCGACGGCGTGATCGTCGGATCGGCCATTG is part of the Pirellulales bacterium genome and encodes:
- a CDS encoding PQQ-dependent sugar dehydrogenase, with translation MMSTPRVTRPSRVLVSLLLALLTATAAAPLAAEEVANDDYTPRVLPASGEGELALNRLIVPDGFRKRLFAAEPLLANPVVFCVDEQNRFYVVETFRLHAGVTDDRRHMNWLVDDLACRTVADRVAMYEKWLGDEFPSYAREHDRVRLVEDRDGDGTADTATIFAQGFHNTADGIGAGVLARNGDVYFTCIPDLWLMRDTDGDGRADQRRSLHTGYGVHVGFLGHDLHGLRFGPDGRLYFSIGDRGLHIAADGRTLDYPDTGTVLRCNPDGSQLEVFAYGLRNPQELAFDDYGNLFTGDNNSDGGDKARWVHVVEGGDSGWRIGYQFVTRPNLRGPWNAEKMWHPQRDDQPAYILPPLANLGDGPSGLCYYPGTGLTERYRGHFFLADFRGTAGISGIRSFGVAPKGATYEITDAHQFVWAVLVTDCDFGTDSALYLTDWVEGWDKTGKGRIYKIDAPATADSAEVAEVAKLLRENLANRSPDELRELLGHRDQRVRQNAQFALAAAGPTHAKLLADVAAADNRQLARLHALWGIGQIARQTPQVVEPIAGLLTDPDAEVRCQAAKVLGEANYVPSLAGLIALTKAPEPRVRFFAAMALGKLARPEAVEPLVEMLRENADQDRYLRHAGVMGLLGCADAAAIERLIHDPTPAVRMGALLVLRRREDPRIAALLDDAEPRLVAEAARAINDVPIAPAFPQLAALADRKLDDELLTRRSLNANFRLGGPEQAARLVEYVAQTRGTTALRIEALEMLAEWAQPAPLDRVMGLWRPLPARDPAPAAEALARVVETLLRQQKSEVAVAVARTAAALDVKQAEATLAAIVPDARQNDKLRVEALRALEKLGASGLEQAVLAAVDSDDADLRNEGRRLLGKVRPAEAVRILSDVLTRGEIHEQQGALAVLGTISGAGSDEVLLAWLDRLLAGEVPGELQLELLEATAGREHATIKERLAEFEARRDPNDPLSAFRETLVGGDANLGRQIFMERTDVACRRCHRLRDDGGEVGPELSKVAKDQTREYLLEAIVAPNRKIAKGFDTTVIATGDGRVYTGIVRREDDREIELITPEGQTAIVAKDDVDERSTGISAMPDSIVRRLSKRELRDLVEFLSKLK
- a CDS encoding DUF3500 domain-containing protein, which encodes MNARQPSCPDCSPTNWNRREFLHQAGAAALAASALGSNLWTPAGLRADEQSPSQPESLVKQLYGSLNEAQRKVTCFDWEHVDSERGLLRTRVANNWQISEAEIGSDLFNKDQQALIRQIFEGLYNPEWVKRIDQQLDDDAGGYGVDQTIAIFGKPGEDKFEFVMTGRHLTIRCDGNSADHVAFGGPIFYGHAAEGFNEQPNHPGNVFWPQALAANKIFQMLDGKQRAASLISKLPHEQAVAFRGTAGGYPGLPMKELSSDQREHAQQVLMSLLEPYRASDRDEALACLKTQGGLDACSLAFYKEGDIGNDEVWDCWRIEGPSFVWYYRGAPHVHVWVNVADDPSIKLNA
- the mutM gene encoding bifunctional DNA-formamidopyrimidine glycosylase/DNA-(apurinic or apyrimidinic site) lyase, which codes for MPELPEVETMRRGVLPVVGHRIAAVVRPPCRLRPIAVRPSWATLRQRAAGQTIERVDRVGKRVVLVLSDSGRIVIEPRMTGLVLLAEPPNREHLRLALQLEGGPVGELLFWDRRGLGTVRWTDARRFATLYGPEKLGPDALEITAEQFRARLAAGRRPIKVALLDQRAVCGIGNLYAAEILHVAGIDPRRKCHGLSRDEWDRVAAATREILAEAIRYEGSTLADGTYRNALNKAGGYQNHHRVYDRAGQPCRRCGATILRIVQAQRSTFFCPDCQPRGRRRTAPIAPRPVGTQTK
- the trpB gene encoding tryptophan synthase subunit beta — translated: MPASSQVPDAAGRFGPFGGRYVPETLTRALDELAAEYEKAIHDPAFQAELDDLLANFVGRPSPLYFAERLTEHCRGAKIYLKREDLNHTGAHKINNTLGQALLTRRMGKRRVIAETGAGQHGVATATACARFGLECVVYMGEEDIRRQKLNVFRMQLMGAEVRPVTTGSRTLRDAINEAMRTWMATVETTHYILGSVVGPHPFPRIVRDFQAVIGRETIEQSLRILGRLPEVVVACVGGGSNAAGMFYPFVDHPGVELVGVEAGGRSNEPGQHASPLSFGSPGVLHGSYSYVMQDDDGQTCDVHSVSAGLDYPGVGPEHSYWKDTGRVRYRACNDATALEAFDLLARLEGILPALESAHGLATVMELAAERPRHEAIVLCLSGRGDKDAQEVARLRGESID
- the trpA gene encoding tryptophan synthase subunit alpha, which codes for MSAIDQVFARLKAERRKAFIPFVTAGDPDLAFTADVLRCLARHGASLCEVGVPYSDPIADGPVIQDSYARALAHKIRVADILATLREATPQMSAPTVTMVSYAIIHRYGPERFVADAQAAGIAGAIVPDLLVEEAGALATLCRQADFSLIQLVTPTTPRERAVRIAESSTGFVYYVSVTGITGERTQLPPELLENVAWLRERTSLPICIGFGISQPEHVRLLAPAADGVIVGSAIVRRVGAAQQRPRAEVLDEIGRYVDELVAALPLATR